In Flavobacteriales bacterium, a genomic segment contains:
- a CDS encoding suppressor of fused domain protein, whose protein sequence is ADWKISEDDFKDDRNYWPVRWLKMLARFPHQYNTWLGYGHTIPNGDPAGPFAPNTKLNTMVLLPSIVFGQEFHTLKLENRSIDFYTLIPLYDEEVNVKMNKGVEALFDGFDKFGVSDILQLDRPNTAKRKKLFGLF, encoded by the coding sequence AGCCGATTGGAAAATATCGGAAGACGATTTCAAGGATGACAGGAACTATTGGCCCGTGCGCTGGCTGAAGATGTTGGCGCGGTTCCCACACCAATATAATACGTGGTTGGGTTATGGGCATACGATTCCGAACGGAGACCCGGCCGGGCCTTTTGCGCCCAACACCAAACTGAACACCATGGTGCTGTTGCCGTCCATCGTCTTCGGTCAGGAATTCCACACGCTGAAACTGGAGAACAGGTCCATTGATTTCTATACACTCATCCCGCTCTATGACGAGGAGGTGAACGTGAAGATGAACAAAGGCGTGGAGGCCCTTTTCGATGGCTTCGACAAGTTCGGTGTGTCCGACATCCTTCAGTTGGACCGACCCAACACCGCCAAAAGAAAGAAGCTGTTCGGGTTGTTCTGA
- a CDS encoding diacylglyceryl transferase, producing MYPNLYELFLDLFGVSIPPLKMMQSYGTMVACGFIFASVTLTLELKRKEKEGLLKSTFKKVWEGKPSSTVDKVLNSLISFLIGFKLLPLLTSFDLVFPRIKDFMLSGEGNWLAGVLMGGGMLGYMIYDDRKHATDKPKEVEKEVHPNEHVGNMVILAAIGGIGGAKLFHNLENIDEMMADPIGALTSFSGLSFFGGLLCAAAMIIYYAHKHKIKALHLVDAAVPGLAMAYGFGRMGCQIAGDGDWGIPNDRPMPDWLSWLPEWLWRYDYPNNVLDPLHRGKEFMIDYFARQGYESLTGYAYPTPLYEIIMSIIIFSFLWGMRKRLKTPGVMASWYLLLIGTERLLIEQIRINNEYPILGGITQAEIISAVIILAGAVGLYYMPKVGQRWAKW from the coding sequence ATGTACCCCAACCTCTACGAACTCTTCTTAGACCTTTTCGGAGTATCCATTCCACCCCTGAAAATGATGCAGAGCTACGGCACCATGGTGGCCTGCGGTTTCATCTTCGCCAGCGTTACGCTTACGCTTGAACTGAAAAGGAAAGAAAAGGAAGGCCTGCTGAAATCGACTTTCAAAAAGGTCTGGGAAGGCAAACCGTCCTCCACCGTGGATAAGGTTCTCAACTCGCTTATCAGTTTTCTGATCGGATTCAAACTGCTGCCGTTGCTTACCAGTTTCGATCTGGTCTTTCCACGCATCAAGGATTTCATGCTTTCGGGCGAAGGAAATTGGTTGGCCGGAGTGCTGATGGGCGGTGGCATGCTGGGTTACATGATCTATGACGACCGCAAGCACGCCACAGACAAGCCTAAAGAAGTGGAAAAGGAAGTGCACCCGAACGAGCATGTTGGGAACATGGTGATTCTGGCCGCCATCGGAGGCATTGGTGGTGCCAAGCTGTTCCACAACTTGGAGAACATTGATGAGATGATGGCCGACCCGATCGGGGCGCTCACTTCTTTCAGCGGACTTTCCTTCTTCGGTGGGCTGCTTTGCGCTGCCGCGATGATCATCTACTATGCCCACAAGCACAAGATCAAAGCATTGCATCTGGTGGATGCCGCTGTTCCCGGATTGGCCATGGCGTACGGTTTCGGACGAATGGGCTGCCAGATAGCTGGCGATGGCGACTGGGGCATTCCGAATGACAGGCCGATGCCCGATTGGTTGAGTTGGTTGCCCGAATGGCTCTGGCGCTACGATTATCCGAATAACGTACTCGACCCGCTGCACCGTGGCAAGGAATTCATGATCGATTATTTCGCACGTCAAGGGTATGAGAGCCTGACAGGCTACGCCTATCCTACTCCACTTTATGAGATCATCATGTCCATCATCATCTTCTCGTTTCTGTGGGGCATGCGCAAACGATTGAAAACCCCGGGCGTCATGGCCTCATGGTATTTGCTTCTCATAGGTACCGAACGTCTGCTCATTGAGCAGATCCGCATCAATAACGAGTACCCAATTCTGGGTGGCATCACACAGGCCGAGATCATCTCAGCGGTGATCATACTGGCAGGTGCTGTAGGCCTCTATTATATGCCCAAAGTGGGGCAACGCTGGGCGAAGTGGTAG
- the mtaB gene encoding tRNA (N(6)-L-threonylcarbamoyladenosine(37)-C(2))-methylthiotransferase MtaB, which translates to MAPQMRTVAFHTLGCKLNFSETSTIARQLIAAGYQRVDFKEAADVYIVNTCSVTDQADATCRNIVRQALKANPNAFVAVIGCYAQLKPKEIASIEGVDIVLGANEKFNIVSYLENLDKLPEAGIHSCEIKDVKEFVPGFSSNDRTRTFLKLQDGCDYFCSFCTIPLARGRSRSENIANSVASTKEAIATGVKEIVLTGVNIGDFGAGTDENFYQLIQQLDKLPGDVERFRISSIEPNLLSDEIIRFCATSDRFVPHFHIPLQSGSDEMLKKMRRRYDSALYRSRIETIKEVMPHACIGVDVIVGHPGETEEEFMKTYTFLNELPISYLHVFTYSERPNTTAVRVKDEVVPVPERRQRNRMLTILSEKKKHAFYEPFAETTRPVLFEHEEKDGFMFGYTDNYLRVRIPFDAALSGRIVETHLERLGIDTVFEGLPVASTGNEGAIIREDASFVSETNS; encoded by the coding sequence TTGGCGCCCCAAATGCGAACGGTAGCATTCCATACACTCGGCTGCAAGCTCAACTTTTCGGAGACCAGCACCATTGCGCGGCAATTGATCGCTGCGGGCTATCAGCGTGTGGATTTCAAAGAAGCGGCCGATGTCTACATCGTCAACACCTGTTCGGTTACGGACCAAGCAGATGCCACATGCAGAAATATCGTTCGGCAGGCGTTGAAGGCCAATCCGAATGCGTTTGTGGCAGTTATCGGTTGCTATGCGCAGCTGAAACCGAAAGAAATTGCCAGCATTGAAGGCGTGGACATCGTTCTGGGAGCTAATGAGAAGTTCAATATCGTGAGCTACCTCGAAAACTTGGACAAACTTCCTGAAGCCGGCATCCACAGTTGTGAGATAAAGGATGTGAAGGAATTCGTACCCGGATTCTCTTCCAACGATAGAACCCGCACGTTTCTGAAATTACAGGACGGCTGCGATTACTTCTGTTCGTTCTGCACCATTCCGCTGGCGCGAGGAAGAAGCCGCAGTGAGAACATCGCCAATAGCGTGGCCTCCACCAAAGAAGCGATCGCTACGGGCGTGAAGGAAATTGTACTTACGGGTGTGAACATCGGTGATTTCGGAGCGGGAACTGATGAGAACTTCTACCAACTCATTCAGCAGTTGGACAAGCTGCCCGGTGATGTGGAGCGTTTCCGCATTTCCTCCATCGAGCCGAACCTACTGAGTGACGAGATCATTCGTTTCTGTGCCACTTCCGACCGTTTTGTACCGCATTTCCACATTCCGCTGCAAAGTGGCTCTGATGAGATGCTGAAGAAGATGCGCAGACGCTATGATTCGGCTCTGTACCGCAGTCGCATTGAGACCATCAAAGAAGTGATGCCGCATGCGTGCATCGGTGTGGACGTCATTGTGGGTCATCCCGGTGAAACCGAGGAGGAATTCATGAAAACGTACACGTTCTTGAATGAATTGCCCATCTCCTACCTACACGTATTCACCTATTCGGAGCGACCGAATACTACGGCTGTACGTGTGAAAGACGAGGTGGTACCCGTTCCTGAACGCAGACAACGCAACCGTATGCTCACCATTTTGAGCGAAAAGAAGAAGCACGCCTTCTACGAACCATTTGCCGAAACCACGCGCCCTGTGCTGTTTGAGCATGAGGAAAAGGACGGTTTCATGTTCGGATATACGGACAATTACCTGCGGGTGCGCATTCCGTTCGATGCAGCATTGAGTGGTCGCATCGTTGAGACCCATTTGGAACGTTTAGGAATCGATACTGTTTTTGAAGGGTTGCCAGTTGCTTCCACGGGGAACGAGGGGGCTATCATTCGTGAAGACGCTTCCTTCGTCAGCGAAACAAATAGCTAA